From the genome of Deltaproteobacteria bacterium, one region includes:
- a CDS encoding NADH-quinone oxidoreductase subunit N: protein MDLGNAASIAYSAPELILIAAAIGIVAADLVVRAKEQLGAAALLACAASLVAAIGLRMPFSERWLVQGLLHGGEGWLWSRMLVVDDFAVFFKLVFAFAAFVTIWMSLGSAEVQDGDEGEYYALVLASTVGLFYMAAAANLLTAYLSLELVSLTSYVLTGYRRHDRRSGEAALKYLIYGGVASALMIYGMSWLYGLAGSLEYLKIHDALTHGAADPLTVFVAVVLVLAGFGFKIAAVPFHMWAPDVYQGAPIPVTAFLSVGSKAAGFAIMIRLFYPGLSEPGEAGAWTALADVDWPTLMLVVCMATMTLGNLAALGQQNVKRLLAYSSIAHAGYLLMGFVVLNDTGLRAMLFYLVTYYLMNLGAFVVVMVVANATGREDVDGYRGLAWRGGAVPAVAMAIFLFSLAGIPPLAGFVGKFYLFAAVVEQRLYLLALVGFANTLVALYYYVRIVRTMFLDQPRGDEGVVALGAHDAFLLCFLVIPTIALGIYWAPAIALAERSVRFFLG, encoded by the coding sequence GTGGACCTCGGCAACGCCGCGAGCATCGCGTACAGCGCCCCCGAGCTGATCCTGATCGCCGCCGCGATCGGCATCGTCGCGGCCGACCTCGTCGTGCGCGCGAAGGAGCAGCTCGGGGCGGCCGCGCTACTGGCCTGCGCCGCGTCGCTGGTCGCGGCGATCGGCCTCCGGATGCCGTTCAGCGAGCGCTGGCTCGTGCAGGGGCTCCTGCACGGCGGCGAGGGCTGGCTCTGGTCGCGGATGCTGGTCGTCGACGACTTCGCGGTCTTCTTCAAGCTCGTGTTCGCGTTCGCCGCGTTCGTGACGATCTGGATGTCGCTCGGGTCGGCGGAGGTGCAGGACGGCGACGAGGGCGAGTACTACGCGCTTGTCCTCGCTTCGACGGTCGGCCTCTTCTACATGGCGGCGGCCGCGAACCTCTTGACGGCCTACCTCTCGCTCGAGCTCGTGAGCCTGACCTCGTACGTGCTCACCGGCTACCGGCGGCACGACCGCCGCTCGGGCGAGGCGGCGCTCAAGTACCTCATCTACGGCGGCGTCGCGTCGGCCCTCATGATCTACGGCATGAGCTGGCTCTACGGGCTCGCCGGCAGTCTCGAGTACCTGAAGATCCACGACGCGCTCACCCACGGCGCCGCCGACCCGCTGACGGTCTTCGTCGCCGTCGTGCTGGTGCTCGCCGGCTTCGGCTTCAAGATCGCCGCGGTGCCGTTCCACATGTGGGCGCCCGACGTGTACCAGGGGGCGCCGATCCCCGTGACGGCGTTCCTGTCGGTCGGCTCGAAGGCGGCGGGCTTCGCGATCATGATCCGGCTCTTCTACCCGGGGCTTTCGGAGCCGGGCGAGGCCGGCGCGTGGACCGCCCTCGCCGACGTCGATTGGCCGACGCTCATGCTGGTCGTCTGCATGGCGACCATGACGCTCGGGAACCTCGCGGCGCTCGGGCAGCAGAACGTGAAGCGTCTCCTCGCGTATTCGAGCATCGCCCACGCCGGCTACCTGCTCATGGGCTTCGTCGTCCTGAACGACACGGGGCTCCGCGCGATGCTCTTCTACCTCGTGACGTACTATCTGATGAACCTCGGCGCGTTCGTGGTGGTGATGGTGGTCGCCAACGCGACCGGGCGCGAGGACGTCGACGGCTATCGCGGGCTCGCCTGGCGCGGCGGCGCGGTGCCCGCGGTGGCGATGGCGATCTTCCTTTTCTCGCTCGCCGGGATCCCGCCGCTCGCGGGCTTCGTCGGCAAGTTCTACCTCTTCGCGGCGGTCGTGGAACAGCGCCTCTATCTCCTGGCGCTGGTCGGCTTCGCGAACACCCTCGTCGCGCTCTACTACTACGTGCGCATCGTGCGCACGATGTTCCTCGACCAGCCGCGCGGCGACGAGGGCGTCGTCGCGCTCGGCGCGCACGACGCGTTCCTCCTCTGCTTCCTGGTGATCCCGACGATCGCGCTCGGCATCTACTGGGCGCCGGCGATCGCCCTCGCCGAGCGCTCCGTCCGCTTCTTCCTCGGCTGA
- a CDS encoding SDR family NAD(P)-dependent oxidoreductase: protein MNDFRGKLAVITGGGTGMGRELARQLAAEGCHLALCDVSVATMTETKALCEAEAPAGTRVSIQCCDVSAEEQVLAFRAAVQAAHATDRIQLLFNNAGIGGGGSMIADDRAEWDKTFGVCWGGVYFCTRAFLPMLIASDEAVIVNTSSVNGFWACLGPRTAHTAYSAAKFAVKGFSEALITDLRLHAPHVKVSVVMPGHIGTSIVMNTNRVLRNGDIGSMSAEDVARLRGMLSLRGLPVDAMSDDELRAAMEQIAIMFRDHAPTTAARAATIILDGVRAGEWRILVGEDAVALDRAVRAEPAIAYEERFAQALQAEGHMRLIG from the coding sequence ATGAACGATTTTCGTGGGAAGCTCGCCGTCATCACGGGGGGCGGTACGGGCATGGGGCGCGAGCTCGCGCGCCAGCTCGCCGCCGAGGGGTGTCATCTCGCGCTCTGCGACGTGTCGGTCGCGACGATGACCGAGACGAAGGCGCTCTGCGAAGCCGAGGCGCCGGCCGGGACGCGCGTCAGCATCCAGTGCTGCGACGTCTCCGCCGAGGAGCAGGTGCTCGCGTTCCGCGCCGCCGTCCAGGCGGCGCACGCGACCGACCGCATCCAGCTACTCTTCAACAACGCCGGCATCGGCGGCGGCGGCAGCATGATCGCCGACGATCGCGCCGAGTGGGACAAGACCTTCGGCGTTTGCTGGGGCGGCGTCTACTTCTGCACCCGCGCGTTCCTGCCCATGCTGATCGCCAGCGACGAGGCCGTGATCGTCAACACGAGCAGCGTGAACGGTTTCTGGGCCTGCCTCGGGCCGCGCACCGCGCACACCGCCTACAGCGCCGCGAAGTTCGCCGTGAAGGGCTTTTCCGAGGCGCTCATCACGGATCTCCGGCTGCACGCCCCGCACGTGAAGGTCTCCGTCGTCATGCCGGGCCATATCGGGACGTCGATCGTGATGAACACCAACCGGGTGCTCCGCAACGGCGACATCGGGTCGATGTCGGCGGAAGACGTCGCGCGCCTGCGCGGCATGCTGAGCCTGCGCGGCCTCCCCGTGGATGCCATGAGCGACGACGAGCTCCGCGCCGCCATGGAGCAGATCGCGATCATGTTCCGCGACCACGCGCCGACGACCGCCGCGCGCGCGGCGACGATCATCCTCGACGGCGTGCGCGCGGGGGAGTGGCGCATTCTCGTCGGCGAGGACGCGGTGGCGCTCGACCGCGCGGTCCGCGCCGAACCGGCGATCGCGTACGAGGAGCGGTTCGCGCAGGCGCTCCAAGCCGAAGGGCACATGCGGCTGATCGGCTGA
- a CDS encoding UbiA family prenyltransferase, with translation MTTPTVVASGLSVAPHPRARAERDGALRALTWAVAASTLHRVRRGEGALLAINLSLITWHGDAAAMRGVWQALVSVLAILVMYAFNDLYDAPVDWNNPKKDRALIRAWIEHRRAGVVATLCLKLVTLAIASATLGAGPTVAAAAVMAVNLVYSTRLKGVPVADIVAVWAWGSLYAAIVDPSFAVVFLVGVMTGICHLFQTLDDRAPDAANGIATTAVRSPTLSRSVLAALVLVLFGSLHGLLGVAAACTAVAPLVISAAVADAGAGWLLTKAYFAVVWLAFLGTTRAAG, from the coding sequence TTGACCACCCCGACCGTCGTCGCTTCGGGCCTCTCCGTCGCCCCGCACCCGCGTGCGCGCGCCGAGCGCGATGGCGCGCTCCGCGCGTTGACCTGGGCGGTCGCGGCCTCGACGCTGCATCGCGTCCGCCGCGGGGAGGGCGCGCTCCTCGCCATCAACCTCTCGCTGATCACGTGGCACGGCGACGCGGCGGCGATGCGCGGCGTCTGGCAGGCCCTGGTGTCGGTCCTGGCGATTCTCGTGATGTACGCGTTCAACGATCTCTACGACGCGCCCGTCGACTGGAACAATCCGAAGAAGGACCGCGCGCTGATCCGCGCCTGGATCGAGCACCGGCGCGCCGGTGTGGTCGCGACGCTCTGCCTGAAGCTCGTGACGCTCGCGATCGCGTCGGCGACGCTCGGGGCGGGGCCCACCGTCGCGGCGGCCGCCGTGATGGCGGTGAACCTCGTGTACTCGACGCGGCTCAAGGGCGTACCGGTCGCCGACATCGTCGCGGTCTGGGCGTGGGGCTCGCTCTACGCGGCGATCGTCGATCCATCGTTCGCGGTCGTCTTCCTCGTCGGTGTGATGACGGGCATCTGCCACCTCTTCCAGACGCTCGACGACCGCGCGCCCGACGCTGCGAACGGGATCGCCACGACCGCCGTGCGGTCGCCGACGTTGTCGCGGAGCGTGCTGGCGGCCCTCGTGCTCGTGCTCTTCGGCTCGCTTCACGGCCTGCTCGGCGTCGCCGCCGCCTGCACGGCGGTCGCGCCGCTCGTGATCTCCGCGGCGGTCGCCGACGCGGGGGCGGGCTGGCTCCTCACCAAGGCCTACTTTGCCGTCGTCTGGCTCGCGTTCCTCGGAACCACCCGTGCGGCTGGGTGA
- a CDS encoding radical SAM protein yields MRLGEKFALGYAYGTSLLAYLVDGAPRPFSATWAVTNRCNLRCGYCNCPFIDPSHLDLPRVAIMFERLKAMGVRRLGLAGGEPMMRRDIGEIIGMAKDHGFWVSVNSNLTLYARHPERLHLADLVYTSLDGERGAHEGARGEGSYEGVLAGVADLVRIGKPVIAICVVTEHSLDQADAILRRAESMGFRVHFQPQCTETDIVRGRVPASVANEEFRAFWRRLLEEKRRGRPIVSSTAFLEYLAGWADFAVSAVDAPGGRCAAGHGFFYVDPLGRAYPCAYTKGKTAPVDLLAAAWRTAWDRATPCNRCIVGPMLEFNLLFQRPFAAAVESARTYA; encoded by the coding sequence GTGCGGCTGGGTGAGAAGTTCGCGCTCGGGTACGCGTACGGCACGAGCCTCCTCGCGTACCTGGTGGACGGCGCGCCGCGGCCGTTCTCGGCCACCTGGGCGGTGACGAACCGCTGCAACCTGCGCTGCGGCTACTGCAACTGTCCCTTCATCGACCCGAGCCACCTCGACTTGCCGCGGGTGGCGATCATGTTCGAGCGCCTGAAGGCGATGGGCGTCCGCCGCCTCGGCCTCGCGGGCGGCGAGCCGATGATGCGGAGGGACATCGGCGAGATCATCGGGATGGCGAAGGACCACGGCTTCTGGGTGAGCGTCAACTCGAACCTCACCCTCTACGCGCGCCACCCCGAGCGCCTGCACCTCGCCGACCTCGTCTACACGAGCCTCGACGGCGAGCGCGGGGCGCACGAGGGCGCGCGCGGCGAGGGCTCCTACGAGGGCGTGCTCGCCGGCGTCGCCGATCTCGTGCGAATCGGGAAGCCGGTGATCGCGATCTGCGTCGTCACCGAGCACAGCCTCGACCAGGCCGACGCGATCCTGCGGCGCGCCGAGTCGATGGGCTTCCGCGTCCACTTCCAGCCCCAGTGCACCGAGACCGACATCGTGCGCGGCCGGGTGCCGGCGTCGGTCGCCAACGAGGAGTTCCGCGCCTTCTGGCGGAGATTGCTCGAGGAGAAGCGCCGCGGGCGTCCGATCGTGAGCTCGACGGCGTTCCTCGAGTACCTCGCCGGCTGGGCCGACTTCGCGGTGTCGGCGGTGGACGCGCCGGGCGGACGCTGCGCCGCCGGCCACGGTTTCTTCTACGTCGATCCCCTCGGGCGCGCGTATCCGTGCGCCTACACGAAGGGCAAGACGGCCCCGGTCGATCTGCTGGCGGCCGCCTGGCGGACGGCATGGGACCGCGCCACGCCCTGCAATCGCTGCATCGTCGGGCCGATGCTCGAGTTCAATCTGCTCTTCCAGCGCCCGTTCGCGGCCGCCGTCGAAAGCGCCCGGACCTATGCGTAG
- a CDS encoding tetratricopeptide repeat protein encodes MAGSATFVLMLAVTLAVYARALHAPFVFDDRPAIVENPSIRRLVPPIGDATLRGPLNPPPLAPTARRPFSNLSLALDYHWWGLDPAGFRRTALVLHALTATVLALLVRGTVLLPYFGGAFAGAADVLGIAVALVWLVHPLGSETVVYLTQRTELIAALAYLATLWCALRHWTAPTPARATTWGVAAVAACIAGMASKEIVASLPVAVWLYERTFVGGARRATRLYAGLALGWVVLFALNVGGASGFSDAKHDVSPLVWWMTQAKVLFLYLKLVVWPWPLTIHYAPAYLGSAAAWPWLLACAALAAGTAALVRRRPAARFAVVAIALVLAPTMLVPIVKMMAAERRMYLPLAGLVTLAVVGGCAVLARGGRRLRPGPVLAAATALALVLAVVTVRRLVAYESAVTLWADAVHTQPTDAMAHYNLGVALFEAGRPDAQSMARFEEALRLDPGHAGALDNLGLVLFRQRRYDDARGLFERALAADPENAVAANNLGALELELLRPAAALAPLERALASEPDLPKAVVHRNLGKALVGVGRADDGLAHLERAVRLDPADAEAHNGRGAALMALGRAADAVPSFAAALRLAPDDAGIENNLATALLQSGHVDEAVGHLERVLARAPANLGARNNYGTALRTLGRTADAITQFTGVLARDSAHATAHYNLGSALLDSGRPGEAIEHLEEARRLGLDDPQVRFRTAIAYVHAGRRRDGVATARGALADARARGATVLGDDIERWLSAYQ; translated from the coding sequence GTGGCCGGGAGCGCGACGTTCGTCCTGATGCTCGCCGTCACGCTGGCGGTCTACGCCCGGGCGCTCCATGCCCCCTTCGTCTTCGACGACCGGCCGGCGATCGTCGAGAATCCGTCGATCCGCCGCCTCGTCCCGCCGATCGGCGACGCGACGCTCCGCGGCCCGCTCAATCCGCCGCCGCTGGCGCCGACGGCGCGCCGTCCGTTCTCGAACCTCTCGCTGGCGCTCGACTACCACTGGTGGGGGCTCGACCCGGCGGGTTTTCGCCGCACGGCTCTCGTGCTGCACGCGCTCACCGCGACGGTGCTGGCGCTCCTCGTGCGCGGCACCGTGCTCCTTCCGTACTTCGGCGGCGCGTTCGCGGGCGCGGCCGACGTCCTCGGAATCGCCGTCGCGCTCGTCTGGCTCGTACACCCGCTCGGCAGCGAGACGGTCGTCTATCTGACGCAGCGAACGGAGCTGATCGCGGCGCTCGCGTACCTCGCGACCCTCTGGTGCGCGCTTCGCCACTGGACGGCGCCGACGCCGGCACGCGCGACGACCTGGGGTGTCGCGGCCGTCGCCGCGTGCATTGCCGGCATGGCGTCGAAGGAGATCGTCGCGTCGCTGCCGGTCGCGGTGTGGCTCTACGAGCGGACCTTCGTCGGCGGCGCGCGGCGTGCGACGCGTCTGTACGCCGGGCTCGCGCTCGGCTGGGTCGTGCTGTTCGCCTTGAACGTCGGCGGGGCGAGCGGATTCAGCGACGCCAAGCACGACGTTTCGCCGCTCGTCTGGTGGATGACGCAGGCGAAGGTCCTGTTCCTCTACCTGAAGCTCGTCGTCTGGCCGTGGCCGCTCACGATTCACTACGCGCCGGCCTACCTCGGGAGCGCGGCGGCGTGGCCGTGGCTGCTCGCGTGCGCGGCGCTCGCGGCGGGAACGGCGGCGCTCGTACGTCGGCGGCCCGCGGCGCGTTTCGCCGTCGTCGCGATCGCGCTCGTGCTGGCTCCGACGATGCTCGTTCCGATCGTGAAGATGATGGCGGCGGAGCGCCGGATGTACCTTCCGCTCGCCGGCCTCGTGACGCTCGCGGTGGTCGGAGGCTGCGCGGTGCTCGCCCGTGGCGGGAGGCGCCTGCGGCCCGGACCCGTGCTCGCCGCCGCGACCGCGCTCGCCCTCGTGCTCGCCGTCGTCACCGTCCGGCGCCTCGTCGCCTACGAGTCGGCGGTGACGCTCTGGGCCGACGCCGTTCACACCCAGCCGACCGACGCCATGGCGCATTACAACCTCGGCGTCGCGCTCTTCGAGGCCGGCCGGCCGGACGCGCAGTCGATGGCGCGCTTCGAGGAGGCGCTCCGGCTCGATCCCGGGCACGCGGGGGCGCTCGACAACCTCGGACTCGTACTGTTCCGCCAGCGCCGGTACGACGACGCGCGCGGCCTCTTCGAGCGCGCGCTCGCCGCCGACCCGGAGAATGCCGTCGCCGCGAACAACCTCGGCGCCCTCGAGCTCGAGCTCCTCCGACCGGCCGCGGCGCTTGCGCCCCTCGAGCGGGCGCTCGCGAGCGAGCCCGACCTGCCGAAAGCGGTCGTGCACCGGAACCTCGGGAAGGCGCTCGTCGGCGTCGGCCGCGCCGATGACGGGCTCGCGCACCTCGAGCGGGCCGTGCGCCTCGATCCGGCCGATGCCGAGGCGCACAACGGCCGCGGCGCCGCGCTCATGGCACTCGGACGAGCGGCCGACGCCGTGCCGTCCTTCGCGGCCGCACTCCGCCTCGCACCCGACGATGCGGGGATCGAGAACAACCTCGCGACCGCGCTCCTCCAGAGCGGCCACGTCGACGAGGCCGTCGGCCACCTCGAACGCGTGCTCGCGCGCGCTCCCGCGAACCTCGGCGCCCGCAACAACTACGGGACGGCGCTCCGTACGCTCGGGCGCACGGCGGACGCGATCACGCAGTTCACCGGGGTGCTCGCGCGCGACTCCGCGCACGCGACCGCCCACTACAACCTCGGAAGCGCGCTCCTCGACAGCGGGCGCCCCGGGGAAGCGATCGAGCATCTCGAGGAGGCGCGCCGGCTCGGGCTCGACGATCCGCAGGTCCGTTTCCGCACGGCGATCGCGTACGTCCACGCCGGCCGCCGCCGCGACGGCGTCGCGACCGCGCGCGGCGCGCTCGCCGACGCGCGCGCGCGCGGTGCGACCGTCCTCGGCGACGACATCGAGCGCTGGCTCAGCGCGTATCAGTGA
- a CDS encoding sulfatase gives MSLRLRAVALAVLVATPLACQRTPPQARQPYNVLFVSLDTVRQDVLGTYGHRPRFAPDASTSPALDRLAREGVRMADAYSSSSWTLPSHLSMFTGMAPLAHGVESESGVLDPAIATMAEILADHGYRTAGIYSAPFLDPHWGFGRGFATYTAVYGGEANAAAEHVAALRRASEEAAAAADWTRYDDAKRRQAEAERALNDRSQTVVTSAEVAAAAVAELDALAREGRPWFLFAHFFDAHCDYVPPPPWNRRFDPDYGGTFDGKNCMGGPAVGTPDPNEPGALLRTIGERDLQHAYALYEGEVGWVDDHLGTILRALDRTGMAATTLVVVVSDHGEEFFEHAGLGHRRTLYEEVVRIPMVLRLPGVLPAGATVDGPVSLTDLLPTVLEILGLPPAPTVDGAASFLAALRKGRVDRPLLLRTVMMFGGEVRVDAGAPVALRQVVVQDGFRQGPIKILRRRSWPQFQAGLATDVAAILGREAAAQYARETVRWIDLARAPDEPLAGYSADFDEPAARAALAAFRREYDTVLARRAAEHRTSTLPRNVRSRLESLGYIERGGGPAFPEPDLVLPPPGGSAPADVTDTR, from the coding sequence ATGTCGCTCCGCCTCCGCGCCGTCGCGCTGGCCGTCCTCGTCGCGACGCCGCTCGCCTGCCAGCGGACGCCGCCTCAGGCGCGCCAGCCCTACAACGTGCTCTTCGTCTCGCTCGACACCGTCCGCCAGGACGTCCTCGGCACGTACGGCCACCGGCCGCGCTTCGCACCCGACGCCTCCACGAGCCCGGCGCTCGACCGGTTGGCGCGCGAAGGCGTCCGCATGGCGGACGCGTACTCGTCGAGCTCGTGGACGCTGCCGTCGCATCTCTCGATGTTCACCGGCATGGCGCCGCTCGCGCACGGGGTCGAGTCGGAGAGCGGCGTGCTCGATCCGGCAATCGCGACGATGGCCGAGATCCTGGCGGATCACGGCTACCGCACCGCCGGCATCTACTCGGCGCCCTTCCTCGATCCGCACTGGGGGTTCGGGCGTGGGTTCGCCACCTACACGGCCGTCTACGGCGGCGAGGCGAACGCGGCGGCGGAGCACGTCGCGGCGCTCCGCCGCGCGAGCGAAGAAGCCGCGGCCGCCGCCGACTGGACGCGCTACGATGACGCGAAACGGCGCCAGGCCGAGGCGGAGCGCGCGCTGAACGACCGCTCGCAGACGGTAGTAACGTCGGCCGAGGTCGCCGCCGCGGCCGTCGCCGAGCTCGACGCGCTCGCGCGCGAGGGCCGTCCGTGGTTCCTCTTCGCGCACTTCTTCGACGCGCACTGCGACTACGTCCCGCCGCCGCCCTGGAATCGCCGCTTCGACCCCGACTACGGCGGCACCTTCGACGGCAAGAACTGCATGGGCGGACCCGCGGTCGGCACACCCGACCCGAACGAGCCCGGCGCGCTCTTGCGCACGATCGGCGAGCGCGACCTGCAGCACGCCTACGCGCTCTACGAGGGCGAGGTCGGCTGGGTCGACGACCACCTCGGCACGATCCTGCGAGCGCTCGACCGCACCGGCATGGCGGCGACGACGCTCGTCGTCGTCGTGTCGGACCACGGCGAGGAGTTCTTCGAGCACGCCGGGCTCGGGCACCGCCGCACGCTCTACGAGGAAGTCGTGCGGATCCCGATGGTGCTGCGTTTGCCCGGCGTATTGCCCGCCGGCGCGACGGTCGACGGCCCGGTGTCCCTGACCGACCTCCTCCCGACCGTCCTCGAGATCCTCGGGCTCCCGCCCGCGCCGACGGTGGACGGGGCCGCGAGCTTCCTCGCGGCGCTGCGGAAGGGCCGGGTCGATCGGCCGCTCCTCCTGCGCACGGTCATGATGTTCGGCGGCGAGGTGCGCGTCGACGCCGGCGCTCCGGTCGCGCTCCGCCAGGTCGTCGTGCAGGATGGCTTCCGGCAGGGCCCGATCAAGATCCTGCGCCGGCGGAGCTGGCCGCAGTTCCAGGCCGGGCTCGCCACCGACGTCGCGGCGATCCTCGGACGCGAGGCCGCGGCGCAATACGCGCGCGAGACCGTTCGCTGGATCGACCTCGCGCGCGCGCCCGACGAGCCCCTCGCCGGCTACTCGGCCGACTTCGACGAGCCAGCCGCGCGCGCCGCCCTCGCGGCCTTCCGGCGGGAGTACGACACGGTGCTCGCGCGCCGCGCCGCAGAGCACCGGACCTCGACGCTCCCCCGCAACGTCCGCAGCAGGCTCGAGAGCCTCGGGTACATCGAGCGCGGCGGCGGGCCCGCGTTCCCGGAGCCCGACCTCGTCCTGCCGCCGCCGGGCGGCTCCGCCCCCGCGGACGTCACTGATACGCGCTGA
- a CDS encoding tetratricopeptide repeat protein: MTPTRAHTSDDSSPPVRAADLAVAAALLLVTLALYAPVRHHAFLNYDDNEYVTENPRVRAGLTRTGVAWALTGVHQATWHPLTSLTHLLDVQLFGLDAGTHLLVNVVLHALATVVLFLVLRSATGARWPSAFVAAAFAWHPLHVESVAWVSERKDVLSGLFWMLTLAAYVGYARRPTWGRWLAVAAVFALGLLAKPMLVTLPFVLLLLDVWPLARVPATGGAPATWLALVREKLPLFAFAAAVSAATVVAQRSAGALTTLATAPLAYRVGNALVSYVAYLRKTLWPSDLAVFYPARENLSAWTALAAAALLAAVTILVGRAARRAPYLLVGWLWYLGTLVPVIGLVRHGDQAMADRFTYLPSIGLFVMIAWSARALVIDQLASAPVIDQPARPPASGAGARRVRVPAALATAAGALALAACLVATARQLAHWRDSASLFTHALAVDPGNYLAHGNLGIALDALGRHAEAMAHFERAVALQPDFAKSRLNLGNALARTGRLDAAEAEYREAVRLDPDSALAAYDLGLLLAERGELDEAIGWYRRALDRDPLYARAWNNLGWALAAKGTPDALTDAVAAYERALAIEPGLTAAHNNLAVALEGLGRGDEALAHYAAAVRLAPGEPRAHANQAALLASRGRTDEAIAAYREALRLAPDFAEIRAALDELLARRRAAGADGGS; the protein is encoded by the coding sequence AGAACCCGCGGGTGCGCGCGGGGCTCACGCGCACCGGCGTCGCCTGGGCGCTCACGGGCGTCCACCAGGCGACCTGGCACCCCCTCACCAGCCTGACGCACCTCCTCGACGTGCAGCTCTTCGGCCTCGATGCCGGGACGCACCTCCTCGTGAACGTCGTCCTGCACGCGCTCGCGACGGTCGTCCTCTTCCTCGTGCTGCGATCGGCGACGGGCGCCCGCTGGCCGAGCGCCTTCGTCGCCGCGGCCTTCGCGTGGCACCCGCTGCACGTCGAATCGGTCGCGTGGGTGTCGGAACGAAAGGACGTCCTCTCCGGCCTCTTCTGGATGCTGACGCTCGCGGCGTACGTCGGCTACGCGCGCCGCCCGACGTGGGGCCGCTGGCTCGCGGTCGCGGCCGTCTTCGCGCTCGGGCTCCTCGCGAAGCCGATGCTGGTCACCCTGCCGTTCGTGCTCCTGCTGCTCGACGTCTGGCCGCTCGCGCGCGTACCGGCGACCGGCGGCGCGCCGGCGACATGGCTCGCGCTCGTCCGCGAGAAATTGCCGCTCTTCGCCTTCGCCGCCGCGGTGAGCGCCGCGACCGTCGTCGCGCAGCGGAGCGCGGGCGCTCTCACGACGCTCGCGACGGCGCCCCTCGCCTATCGCGTCGGCAACGCGCTCGTCTCCTACGTGGCCTACCTCCGGAAGACCCTCTGGCCGAGCGACCTCGCCGTCTTCTACCCGGCGCGCGAGAACCTCTCCGCCTGGACCGCGCTCGCGGCGGCGGCGCTGCTCGCCGCCGTGACGATCCTGGTCGGACGCGCCGCGCGGCGCGCGCCGTACCTCCTGGTCGGCTGGCTCTGGTACCTCGGTACGCTGGTCCCCGTGATCGGCCTCGTACGCCATGGCGACCAGGCCATGGCCGACCGCTTCACGTACCTCCCGTCGATCGGCCTCTTCGTGATGATCGCCTGGAGCGCGAGAGCGCTCGTCATCGACCAGCTCGCGAGCGCGCCCGTCATCGACCAGCCCGCGCGCCCGCCCGCATCCGGCGCCGGCGCGCGCCGCGTACGCGTTCCCGCCGCGCTCGCCACCGCGGCGGGCGCGCTCGCGCTCGCCGCCTGTCTCGTCGCGACGGCGCGGCAGCTCGCCCACTGGCGCGACAGCGCGAGCCTCTTCACGCACGCGCTCGCCGTCGACCCCGGCAACTACCTCGCGCACGGCAACCTCGGCATCGCCCTCGACGCGCTCGGCCGCCACGCCGAGGCGATGGCGCACTTCGAGCGGGCCGTGGCGCTCCAGCCGGACTTCGCGAAGTCGCGGCTCAACCTCGGGAACGCGCTCGCGCGAACGGGCCGCCTCGACGCCGCCGAGGCCGAGTACCGGGAGGCCGTCCGCCTCGACCCCGACTCGGCGCTCGCCGCCTACGACCTCGGGCTCCTGCTCGCGGAGCGCGGCGAGCTCGACGAAGCGATCGGCTGGTACCGCCGCGCCCTCGACCGCGATCCGCTCTACGCGCGGGCGTGGAACAACCTCGGCTGGGCGCTCGCCGCCAAGGGCACGCCCGACGCGCTCACCGACGCCGTCGCCGCCTACGAGCGCGCGCTCGCGATCGAGCCGGGCCTCACCGCCGCCCACAACAACCTCGCGGTCGCCCTCGAAGGGCTCGGACGCGGCGACGAGGCTCTCGCCCACTACGCCGCGGCCGTCCGCCTGGCGCCCGGCGAGCCGCGCGCGCACGCCAACCAGGCGGCGTTGCTCGCGAGTCGCGGCCGCACGGACGAGGCGATCGCCGCCTATCGCGAAGCGCTCCGTCTGGCGCCCGACTTCGCCGAGATCCGCGCGGCGCTCGACGAGCTCCTGGCGCGCCGCCGCGCTGCCGGCGCGGACGGCGGGTCGTGA